The following proteins are encoded in a genomic region of Cellulomonas sp. ES6:
- a CDS encoding acyl-CoA desaturase produces the protein MPASPPVTTRTSAAQSAVTGSYQELSQQVREAGLLTRTTGYYVGLLVGLGVALAALVAGSVLLGHSWFQLIVAGALGIVLTQFAFVAHEASHRQVLASGPANDRLGRVLANGVVGISHSWWMSKHSRHHANPNRVGKDPDIAPDTIVFLEQDAVGLGRVKAALARVQGWAFFPLLTLEGLNLHVTSIRSLLTAERSRSRTLELAMIAARLAAYVALVLWLLPVGLAFAFLGVQLAVFGVYMGASFAPNHKGMAIIPEGSRLDFLSKQVLTSRNITGGRFMSALMGGLNYQVEHHLFPSMPRPHLARARLLVREHCSRHGVPYTETSLLRSYAIVVQYLNRVGLAARDPFDCPIVRRYRAV, from the coding sequence GTGCCCGCATCCCCTCCCGTCACCACGCGCACCTCGGCCGCCCAGAGCGCCGTCACGGGCTCCTACCAGGAGCTCTCGCAGCAGGTCCGGGAGGCCGGGCTGCTGACGCGCACGACCGGCTACTACGTGGGGCTGCTGGTCGGCCTCGGGGTCGCCCTCGCCGCGCTCGTCGCCGGGTCGGTGCTGCTCGGCCACTCCTGGTTCCAGCTGATCGTCGCCGGTGCCCTCGGCATCGTGCTGACGCAGTTCGCGTTCGTCGCGCACGAGGCGTCCCACCGCCAGGTGCTGGCGTCCGGCCCGGCGAACGACCGGCTCGGGCGCGTGCTCGCCAACGGCGTGGTCGGCATCAGCCACTCGTGGTGGATGTCGAAGCACTCGCGGCACCACGCCAACCCGAACCGCGTCGGCAAGGACCCGGACATCGCCCCGGACACCATCGTGTTCCTGGAGCAGGACGCGGTCGGGCTGGGACGGGTGAAGGCGGCGCTGGCGCGCGTGCAGGGCTGGGCGTTCTTCCCGCTGCTGACGCTCGAGGGACTGAACCTGCACGTCACGTCGATCCGCTCGCTGCTCACCGCCGAGCGCAGCCGCTCGCGGACCCTGGAGCTCGCGATGATCGCCGCGCGGCTCGCCGCGTACGTCGCGCTGGTGCTGTGGCTGCTGCCCGTGGGGCTGGCCTTCGCGTTCCTCGGCGTGCAGCTCGCCGTCTTCGGCGTCTACATGGGCGCGTCGTTCGCCCCGAACCACAAGGGCATGGCGATCATCCCGGAGGGCAGCCGGCTGGACTTCCTGTCCAAGCAGGTCCTCACGTCCCGGAACATCACGGGCGGGCGGTTCATGAGCGCCCTCATGGGCGGGCTCAACTACCAGGTGGAGCACCACCTGTTCCCCAGCATGCCGCGGCCGCACCTCGCGCGGGCCCGCCTGCTGGTGCGGGAGCACTGCTCCCGCCACGGCGTCCCCTACACGGAGACGTCCCTGCTGCGGTCGTACGCGATCGTCGTGCAGTACCTCAACCGCGTCGGGCTGGCCGCGCGGGACCCGTTCGACTGCCCGATCGTCCGGCGGTACCGGGCGGTCTGA
- a CDS encoding inorganic phosphate transporter, translating to MPEGSVVLLVAAGVLALVYGSNAGATIAATSLRVHGGRPWAALLVLGCAIALAPPLLGTAVARTVARELVPPGGDPATGRAVFLAAVVAALVVTGVLSRWGQPTSLTLALIAGVAGGGLGAGEAMGWAAIGRVLALVAAAPFAGLALAGLVHRLSAASRVSPAAVRRWHVASYVVLCLAFGANDAQKLLAIVAVASAPGAATVDAVAWQLALCAGLFTAGAAVGLGRMERTVNRGILAVRGLDAVTAQTTTAAVMLASSAVGSPVGMAQTLSGSLVGAGLARGRGRVRWEYAGRVALAWVLTVPASVLVATGVAWLTAGRGAG from the coding sequence GTGCCCGAGGGGTCGGTCGTCCTGCTGGTCGCGGCGGGCGTGCTCGCGCTGGTGTACGGCTCCAACGCCGGCGCGACCATCGCCGCGACGAGCCTGCGCGTGCACGGCGGGCGCCCGTGGGCGGCGCTGCTCGTGCTCGGGTGCGCGATCGCCCTGGCGCCGCCGCTCCTGGGGACCGCCGTGGCGCGGACCGTGGCGCGGGAGCTCGTCCCGCCGGGCGGCGACCCCGCGACCGGGCGCGCGGTGTTCCTGGCCGCCGTGGTCGCCGCGCTCGTCGTCACCGGGGTGCTGAGCCGGTGGGGGCAGCCGACCAGCCTCACGCTCGCGCTCATCGCGGGCGTCGCGGGCGGCGGCCTCGGGGCGGGGGAGGCGATGGGCTGGGCGGCGATCGGCCGCGTGCTCGCGCTCGTCGCGGCCGCGCCGTTCGCCGGCCTCGCGCTCGCGGGCCTGGTGCACCGGCTGTCCGCGGCGTCCCGGGTCTCGCCGGCGGCCGTGCGGCGCTGGCACGTCGCGTCCTACGTCGTGCTGTGCCTCGCGTTCGGCGCCAACGACGCCCAGAAGCTGCTGGCGATCGTCGCCGTGGCGTCCGCGCCCGGAGCCGCGACCGTCGACGCGGTGGCCTGGCAGCTCGCGCTCTGCGCCGGGCTGTTCACCGCCGGCGCCGCCGTCGGGCTCGGCCGCATGGAGCGGACCGTCAACCGCGGCATCCTCGCGGTCCGCGGCCTCGACGCGGTCACCGCCCAGACGACGACCGCCGCCGTCATGCTCGCCAGCTCCGCCGTCGGCAGCCCGGTCGGCATGGCGCAGACGCTCTCCGGCTCCCTCGTGGGCGCCGGGCTCGCACGAGGGAGAGGAAGAGTCCGATGGGAGTACGCCGGAAGAGTCGCGCTGGCCTGGGTGCTGACGGTGCCCGCGAGCGTCCTGGTGGCGACGGGCGTCGCGTGGCTGACCGCCGGCCGCGGGGCCGGGTGA
- a CDS encoding LacI family DNA-binding transcriptional regulator, with protein MSDPAGGPAPRRPITEEYLALRLGVSRATVSRALHGTGRVSAPTRRRVLEMADRVGYVPNVMASELAAGRTRTVGLLLRDSSNPAYGLLHASLQASAHRRGIEVLTVTATGDIGPSRQVAGLRRLLGMRVSGLVVATGDVPSEHLLPFRDAVPMIRAGRPESDPEIHAVAYDEAHHARLLVEHVLSRGHRRVAVLTPDREVSLPESVRASSATGLLEAAGAEPVPVPVRETTDGVARVLELARHGVVTAVMCPTDLRALEVLRQARARGVPVPDDLSVTGCDGVLPGLDLIGLTSVRLPVEELADQVVGHLARLMQGEPEEPVHESLRGELLEHGSVGRVAVDD; from the coding sequence GTGAGCGACCCCGCCGGCGGACCGGCCCCGCGCCGTCCGATCACGGAGGAGTACCTGGCGCTGCGGCTCGGCGTCTCCCGGGCGACGGTGTCCCGCGCCCTGCACGGCACCGGCCGCGTGTCCGCCCCCACCCGGCGGCGCGTGCTCGAGATGGCCGACCGCGTGGGGTACGTGCCCAACGTCATGGCGAGCGAGCTCGCCGCCGGCCGCACGCGCACCGTCGGGCTGCTGCTCCGGGACTCCTCCAACCCCGCCTACGGTCTGCTGCACGCCAGCCTCCAGGCCTCCGCGCACCGCCGCGGCATCGAGGTGCTCACCGTCACCGCCACCGGCGACATCGGCCCGTCGCGCCAGGTCGCCGGCCTGCGCCGCCTGCTCGGGATGCGCGTCAGCGGCCTGGTCGTCGCGACCGGCGACGTCCCGTCGGAGCACCTGCTGCCGTTCCGGGACGCCGTGCCGATGATCCGCGCCGGCCGCCCCGAGTCCGACCCCGAGATCCACGCGGTCGCCTACGACGAGGCGCACCACGCCCGGCTGCTCGTCGAGCACGTCCTGTCCCGGGGGCACCGGCGCGTCGCCGTCCTCACCCCCGACCGCGAGGTGTCCCTGCCCGAGTCGGTGCGCGCGTCGAGCGCCACCGGCCTGCTGGAGGCCGCGGGCGCCGAGCCGGTGCCCGTACCCGTCCGCGAGACCACCGACGGCGTCGCGCGCGTGCTCGAGCTGGCCCGCCACGGCGTGGTGACCGCCGTGATGTGCCCGACCGACCTGCGGGCTCTCGAGGTGCTGCGGCAGGCCCGCGCGCGCGGCGTGCCCGTGCCCGACGACCTGTCCGTGACCGGCTGCGACGGCGTGCTGCCCGGGCTGGACCTCATCGGGCTCACCAGCGTCCGGCTGCCCGTCGAGGAGCTCGCCGACCAGGTGGTGGGGCACCTCGCCCGGCTCATGCAGGGCGAACCCGAGGAGCCGGTGCACGAGTCGCTGCGCGGCGAGCTGCTGGAGCACGGCTCGGTCGGTCGCGTGGCCGTCGACGACTGA
- a CDS encoding carbohydrate ABC transporter permease produces MRARAAHIALVAYLAVAALLVALPVLYVVFAALRPGQALTGTFRDVLPTDISLENFQAALGRAPLLRQMVNSGVVTLAQTAAQVLTALLAAYALVFGRLRRPNLVFGFVLLTMMIPGETILVANYLTIRSLGLFDTVVAVFLPFLVSAYNVFLLRQTFLSFPKEIQEAAVVDGAGPMRFLFGFLVPLCRPTVVTVTLMAAIAAWNGYLWPLVVSETPASRTVQVGIKILTDESGTDLGASLAGVTIAAVPTIVLVLLGQRFLAKGLTQGSVK; encoded by the coding sequence ATGCGCGCCCGGGCCGCCCACATCGCGCTGGTCGCCTACCTCGCGGTCGCGGCACTGCTCGTCGCCCTGCCCGTCCTGTACGTGGTGTTCGCGGCGCTCCGCCCCGGGCAGGCGCTGACCGGCACGTTCCGGGACGTGCTCCCGACCGACATCTCGCTCGAGAACTTCCAGGCCGCGCTCGGCCGGGCGCCGCTGCTGCGGCAGATGGTGAACTCCGGCGTCGTCACGCTCGCGCAGACCGCCGCCCAGGTGCTGACCGCGCTGCTCGCGGCCTACGCGCTGGTGTTCGGGCGCCTGCGCCGGCCGAACCTCGTGTTCGGGTTCGTGCTGCTCACCATGATGATCCCGGGCGAGACCATCCTCGTCGCGAACTACCTGACCATCCGGTCGCTCGGCCTGTTCGACACGGTCGTCGCCGTGTTCCTGCCGTTCCTGGTCTCCGCGTACAACGTGTTCCTGCTCCGGCAGACGTTCCTGTCGTTCCCGAAGGAGATCCAGGAGGCCGCCGTCGTGGACGGCGCGGGCCCCATGCGGTTCCTGTTCGGGTTCCTGGTCCCGCTGTGCCGGCCGACCGTCGTCACGGTGACGCTCATGGCCGCGATCGCCGCCTGGAACGGGTACCTGTGGCCGCTCGTGGTGTCCGAGACCCCGGCGTCCCGCACCGTCCAGGTCGGCATCAAGATCCTCACCGACGAATCCGGCACCGACCTCGGTGCGTCATTGGCGGGCGTCACCATCGCCGCCGTTCCCACCATCGTCCTCGTGCTCCTCGGCCAGCGATTCCTGGCCAAGGGTCTCACGCAGGGCTCGGTCAAATGA
- a CDS encoding extracellular solute-binding protein produces MSTMQRIRGRRALGAAGLLAAGGLVLAACGSAEDPGDSAGGTSGGDGDGVTIDFWYSVSGVPADTLTALVDEFNEEHDDITVNAVFQGSYVDSMAKLTNSVQSGALPDVVQGGDTFSTYLNDTGLTVAPGEVAGVDGTTFDGEDLVPVLASYYTFGGELTSVPIMVSQPVVLYNTAMLEAAGVDPADAPGSITELFETATAVHDATGTAGLTMFLDPWWSEQFTASEGLEYCTPENGVGAEPADAFQYTTDAQVGLWEHLQRLVQDGSMLNTGTDGSASLTAFAAEEAAIMVQSSRIFGDAERAAAFDFGVWPLPVGSPDGGAVPGGNSVWLVDEGSTDESRAASATFVQYLASPEVQERIFLETGYLPTSQEALASLEGQTTDVQQVALDQLARTTDSVPSAGCHTGAMNEARDAVRSAIEAVVGGADVAATWADAEQRGNDAIASYLDRLG; encoded by the coding sequence ATGTCCACCATGCAGAGAATCCGAGGACGCAGGGCGCTGGGGGCGGCGGGGCTGCTCGCCGCGGGCGGGCTGGTGCTCGCCGCGTGCGGGTCGGCCGAGGACCCGGGCGACAGCGCCGGCGGCACGTCCGGCGGGGACGGCGACGGGGTGACGATCGACTTCTGGTACTCCGTCAGCGGGGTGCCGGCGGACACCCTCACGGCCCTGGTCGACGAGTTCAACGAGGAGCACGACGACATCACCGTCAACGCGGTGTTCCAGGGCAGCTACGTCGACTCGATGGCCAAGCTCACCAACTCGGTGCAGTCCGGCGCGCTGCCCGACGTGGTCCAGGGCGGGGACACGTTCTCGACGTACCTGAACGACACGGGCCTGACCGTCGCGCCCGGCGAGGTCGCCGGCGTGGACGGGACCACGTTCGACGGCGAGGACCTGGTGCCGGTGCTCGCCTCGTACTACACGTTCGGCGGCGAGCTCACGTCGGTGCCGATCATGGTGTCCCAGCCGGTGGTGCTCTACAACACCGCGATGCTCGAGGCCGCGGGCGTCGACCCGGCCGACGCGCCCGGCAGCATCACCGAGCTGTTCGAGACGGCCACCGCGGTGCACGACGCGACCGGGACGGCGGGCCTCACGATGTTCCTCGACCCGTGGTGGTCCGAGCAGTTCACCGCGTCCGAGGGCCTGGAGTACTGCACGCCCGAGAACGGCGTCGGCGCCGAGCCGGCCGACGCGTTCCAGTACACGACCGACGCGCAGGTCGGCCTCTGGGAGCACCTGCAGCGCCTCGTCCAGGACGGCTCCATGCTCAACACCGGCACCGACGGCAGCGCGTCCCTCACCGCGTTCGCCGCCGAGGAGGCCGCGATCATGGTGCAGTCGTCGCGGATCTTCGGGGACGCCGAGCGGGCCGCCGCGTTCGACTTCGGCGTCTGGCCGCTCCCGGTCGGCAGCCCCGACGGCGGGGCCGTCCCCGGCGGCAACTCCGTGTGGCTGGTCGACGAGGGCAGCACCGACGAGAGCCGCGCCGCGTCGGCCACGTTCGTGCAGTACCTGGCCTCGCCCGAGGTGCAGGAGCGGATCTTCCTCGAGACCGGGTACCTCCCGACCTCGCAGGAGGCCCTCGCGTCCCTCGAGGGGCAGACCACGGACGTCCAGCAGGTCGCGCTCGACCAGCTCGCCCGGACCACCGACTCGGTGCCGAGCGCCGGCTGCCACACCGGGGCGATGAACGAGGCCCGCGACGCCGTGCGCAGCGCCATCGAGGCCGTCGTCGGCGGCGCGGACGTCGCCGCCACCTGGGCGGACGCGGAGCAGCGCGGCAACGACGCGATCGCGAGCTACCTGGACCGGCTCGGCTGA
- a CDS encoding sugar ABC transporter permease gives MHDVVATRPRSGPERLPRRPRGRPHAWAYAALAPTVVALLAFNYWPLLRTAVLSFQSSDLFGRPAGFVGADNYTAMLGSPDFRRTLLVTAVFVVLTVVGKLLVGLALAVPLSRRLRGTAFSRAAVLIPMAVSAAVAGLAFRALMSPTYGLLDQIAIALTGRPAGWLTEPTTAMVSIVVVDVWISIGFVTLLLIAAVDAISVEVEEAAALDGASRARMLRSITLPLITPTLFFIVVTQSVQAMREFTIIQVVTGGGPARATQTLVFDIWAEAFGGTADYGAASARGIVLLVVIAVLTVVQFGVLERRVNY, from the coding sequence ATGCACGACGTCGTGGCGACGCGCCCCCGCAGCGGTCCGGAGCGGCTCCCGCGCCGGCCCCGCGGCCGGCCGCACGCCTGGGCCTACGCAGCGCTGGCGCCGACCGTGGTGGCGCTGCTGGCCTTCAACTACTGGCCGCTGCTGCGCACCGCGGTGCTCTCGTTCCAGAGCTCCGACCTGTTCGGCCGGCCCGCGGGCTTCGTCGGTGCCGACAACTACACCGCGATGCTCGGGTCGCCGGACTTCCGCCGCACCCTGCTCGTCACGGCCGTGTTCGTGGTCCTGACCGTCGTCGGCAAGCTGCTGGTCGGGCTCGCGCTCGCCGTCCCGCTGTCCCGGCGGCTGCGCGGCACGGCGTTCTCGCGGGCGGCGGTGCTCATCCCGATGGCCGTGTCCGCCGCCGTCGCCGGCCTCGCGTTCCGGGCGCTCATGAGCCCGACGTACGGGCTGCTCGACCAGATCGCGATCGCGCTCACCGGCCGTCCCGCGGGCTGGCTGACCGAGCCGACCACGGCGATGGTGTCGATCGTCGTCGTCGACGTCTGGATCTCGATCGGCTTCGTGACCCTGCTGCTCATCGCGGCGGTGGACGCCATCAGCGTCGAGGTCGAGGAGGCCGCGGCCCTGGACGGCGCCTCCCGCGCCCGGATGCTCCGCTCCATCACCCTGCCGCTCATCACGCCGACGCTGTTCTTCATCGTGGTGACGCAGTCCGTGCAGGCGATGCGGGAGTTCACGATCATCCAGGTCGTGACCGGCGGCGGCCCGGCGCGCGCCACCCAGACGCTCGTCTTCGACATCTGGGCGGAGGCGTTCGGCGGCACGGCCGACTACGGCGCCGCGTCCGCCCGCGGGATCGTCCTGCTGGTCGTCATCGCCGTGCTCACCGTCGTGCAGTTCGGCGTGCTCGAGCGGCGGGTGAACTACTGA
- a CDS encoding DUF6226 family protein — MPFLLDDLRADVARRYDRLGLPSWPDPHADVHGPADDEYGRVTDPERLRIVHARATAWVDVLVSRLGARTEPVGPQDRTALPGEDRGLAVVPPRDGAMRLLLLEREGDADTPGLPAPLAVAVVRPDVVVERVPVCACDACDPGSEALLDEVDQAIGHVVAGETVVLRHPRWSATWQPGGAELTGGGRRMRFDRAMELCRRVHAGERVRLPWRTEAFAGAPWGEPG, encoded by the coding sequence GTGCCCTTCCTCCTCGACGACCTGCGCGCCGACGTCGCCCGGCGGTACGACCGCCTGGGCCTGCCGTCGTGGCCGGACCCGCACGCCGACGTCCACGGCCCCGCGGACGACGAGTACGGCCGCGTGACGGACCCGGAGCGGCTCCGCATCGTGCACGCGCGCGCGACAGCGTGGGTGGACGTGCTCGTGTCCCGCCTGGGTGCGCGCACCGAGCCGGTCGGCCCGCAGGACCGCACGGCGCTGCCGGGGGAGGACCGAGGGCTCGCGGTCGTGCCGCCGCGCGACGGCGCGATGCGTCTGCTGCTGCTCGAGCGGGAGGGCGACGCCGACACCCCGGGGCTTCCGGCTCCGCTGGCGGTCGCGGTGGTCCGCCCGGACGTCGTCGTCGAGAGGGTGCCGGTGTGCGCGTGCGACGCCTGCGACCCCGGGTCGGAGGCGCTGCTGGACGAGGTCGACCAGGCGATCGGCCACGTGGTGGCGGGCGAGACGGTCGTGCTGCGGCACCCGCGGTGGAGCGCGACGTGGCAGCCGGGCGGCGCCGAGCTCACCGGCGGGGGCCGGCGGATGCGGTTCGACCGGGCGATGGAGCTGTGCCGGCGGGTGCACGCGGGGGAGAGGGTGCGGCTACCGTGGCGCACCGAGGCGTTCGCCGGAGCGCCGTGGGGGGAACCGGGATGA
- a CDS encoding heme utilization protein, with product MTEPVYGVFLLPDPVTSAAVTTVTLAVERQFGFVSAGRFPPHATLAGSVPIRAEAPVIEAALDVVLRDRAGFDVHHSGIVRHGAAVTYDVDRLPDGRRNQALADLAVDVNAALAPLAHALDAYLVQPFDPERFRAHISLASHEMRTQPHLGDDVEAFVRAVPAPAVPAVFPARQVALYEFRSAGWTGRWWETLQWRHLRTWTLTAPRAS from the coding sequence ATGACCGAGCCCGTCTACGGCGTGTTCCTGCTCCCCGACCCGGTGACGTCCGCCGCCGTCACCACCGTGACCCTCGCCGTCGAGCGCCAGTTCGGCTTCGTGTCCGCCGGCCGGTTCCCGCCGCACGCCACGCTGGCCGGCTCGGTGCCGATCCGCGCGGAGGCGCCCGTCATCGAGGCCGCGCTGGACGTGGTGCTCCGCGACCGCGCCGGCTTCGACGTCCACCACAGCGGCATCGTCCGGCACGGCGCCGCCGTCACCTACGACGTCGACCGCCTGCCCGACGGCCGCCGCAACCAGGCGCTCGCCGACCTGGCCGTCGACGTCAACGCCGCCCTCGCCCCGCTCGCCCACGCCCTCGACGCCTACCTCGTGCAGCCGTTCGACCCGGAGCGGTTCCGGGCGCACATCTCGCTCGCGTCGCACGAGATGCGCACCCAGCCCCACCTCGGGGACGACGTCGAGGCGTTCGTCCGCGCCGTCCCGGCCCCGGCCGTGCCCGCGGTGTTCCCCGCGCGGCAGGTCGCGCTGTACGAGTTCCGGTCCGCCGGCTGGACGGGGCGCTGGTGGGAGACGCTGCAGTGGCGGCACCTGCGCACGTGGACGCTGACGGCGCCGCGGGCGTCCTGA
- a CDS encoding cold-shock protein: MTHGTVKWFNAEKGFGFIAPSDGGPDVFAHFSAIAETGGYRSLDENQQVEFDVTQGPKGPQASNIRPLA; this comes from the coding sequence ATGACCCACGGGACCGTGAAGTGGTTCAACGCCGAGAAGGGCTTCGGGTTCATCGCCCCGTCCGACGGCGGTCCGGACGTGTTCGCGCACTTCAGCGCGATCGCCGAGACCGGCGGCTACCGCTCGCTCGACGAGAACCAGCAGGTCGAGTTCGACGTCACCCAGGGCCCCAAGGGCCCGCAGGCGTCGAACATCCGGCCGCTCGCGTGA
- a CDS encoding DUF47 family protein → MRRLVRGISGAARDDLVDGLAGQLRATEDAVTIALRLTRGTLGVADARAAVAAVEHEGDAWRAHVVESLTRALTSYLDREDLFTYSRAVDDVLDNLRDYVREVDLYGVAPGADGVPVLEQIRDGVRALARATACLRDDVGRVAVAALAAKKTPVRAHYQTAMSRLLAEPLDDSTLRRREVLRRLDIVGIRLSEAADHLATAAIKRGT, encoded by the coding sequence GTGAGGCGGCTGGTCCGCGGCATCTCGGGCGCCGCCCGGGACGACCTGGTCGACGGCCTCGCCGGCCAGCTCCGGGCGACCGAGGACGCCGTGACGATCGCGCTGCGGCTCACCCGCGGCACGCTCGGCGTCGCCGACGCGCGGGCGGCCGTCGCGGCGGTCGAGCACGAGGGCGACGCCTGGCGGGCGCACGTCGTCGAGTCGCTGACGCGCGCGCTCACCAGCTACCTCGACCGTGAGGACCTGTTCACCTACTCGCGGGCCGTCGACGACGTGCTGGACAACCTGCGCGACTACGTCCGCGAGGTCGACCTGTACGGGGTCGCCCCCGGCGCGGACGGCGTGCCCGTGCTCGAGCAGATCCGCGACGGCGTGCGCGCGCTCGCCCGTGCCACGGCGTGCCTGCGCGACGACGTCGGTCGGGTGGCGGTCGCGGCGCTCGCGGCCAAGAAGACCCCGGTGCGCGCGCACTACCAGACGGCCATGTCCCGCCTGCTGGCCGAGCCGCTCGACGACTCCACGCTCCGCCGCCGCGAGGTGCTGCGGCGGCTCGACATCGTGGGGATCCGGCTGTCGGAGGCGGCGGACCACCTGGCGACCGCGGCGATCAAGCGCGGGACGTGA